A region of Chloracidobacterium sp. DNA encodes the following proteins:
- a CDS encoding VWA domain-containing protein — protein sequence MKSSFGLNLLKSVLVSLVFATAVFAQKATPTPPVPSDDTGATKVFEVRLPVTVTQKKNLISGLTRGDFQIFEDGVQQEVTFFSSEKSNPPVYVGVLMDTSPSTAGKMKFSKEAARNFIYTVIQLRKDKAAFMTFDHEVTLRQDFTDKMDLLDKAVDKISKTGSQTALYDAVWQFADEKLRTVPGRRVIVVITDGDDTFSRAELKDAIDIAQRTETTIFGISTKAGFLGSVPGVDAGTIKDKGDKFLSQLCEDTGGEVFFTGDMLALEKAFKKISDELRSQYLITYRPANQNLDGRARKIEVRFTDKEKTGKYKIRTKSSYRAIKDNLK from the coding sequence ATGAAAAGTTCGTTTGGTCTAAATTTGCTCAAGTCTGTCCTTGTTTCGTTAGTTTTTGCGACGGCCGTTTTTGCGCAAAAAGCAACACCGACACCGCCTGTACCGTCTGACGACACTGGAGCGACAAAAGTCTTTGAGGTTCGGTTGCCGGTTACGGTCACGCAAAAGAAGAATCTTATAAGTGGACTGACGCGCGGCGATTTTCAGATCTTTGAGGACGGTGTACAACAAGAAGTAACGTTCTTTTCGTCGGAAAAATCAAATCCGCCGGTTTATGTCGGCGTGCTGATGGATACTTCGCCTTCGACCGCCGGAAAGATGAAGTTTTCAAAAGAAGCGGCAAGAAACTTTATCTACACCGTCATCCAACTGCGAAAAGATAAGGCCGCGTTCATGACATTCGATCACGAGGTCACGCTACGACAGGATTTTACAGACAAAATGGACCTGCTCGACAAAGCGGTCGATAAGATAAGCAAAACAGGTTCGCAAACGGCGCTTTACGATGCGGTTTGGCAGTTTGCTGACGAAAAGCTGCGCACTGTTCCGGGCCGTCGCGTGATCGTCGTCATAACTGACGGCGACGATACATTCAGCCGCGCCGAACTAAAAGACGCGATCGACATAGCTCAGCGAACCGAGACAACCATATTCGGGATCTCTACCAAAGCAGGTTTTCTTGGTTCTGTTCCCGGTGTTGATGCTGGAACGATCAAAGACAAAGGCGACAAGTTTTTATCGCAGCTCTGCGAAGACACTGGCGGCGAAGTTTTTTTTACAGGCGATATGCTTGCACTGGAAAAGGCATTCAAAAAGATATCGGATGAACTGCGATCGCAATACCTGATCACTTATCGGCCGGCCAATCAAAATCTCGACGGCCGGGCACGCAAGATCGAAGTTCGCTTTACGGATAAAGAAAAAACCGGTAAATATAAGATCCGCACAAAGTCGAGCTACAGAGCGATCAAAGACAATTTGAAGTAG